AGCCCTTTGAAATACTTCTTCATTTGTTATTCTATCggtccattttattttcagcatTCGCCTCCAACACCATACTTCAAAATAATGCATTAATTGCCTTTTCTTCCGCCTTACCGATAGTCCATGTCTCTGAGCCATATAGTGCAATACTCCAGATACAACTCTTTATAAGTCTCTTTATCAAATCCAAATTCAGACTTTTGGAGGAAAGCACATTccgtttattgatgaaaatggccTTGGCTTCTCTTATACGGCGCTTTATGTCTTCTTTGTCTTTTCCATCCTCTGAAATAATGCTACCTaagtatttacatttttttacttGTTTGAGGGCGTTATTCTCTATCTTTACTATTTCAAAATCAGGATTCTTGGAGCAGATCATCACTTCTGTCTTAGCCTTATTTATCTCCATGTAAAATTCTTTTTTGAGAATGTCATGCAAGGTATTCAGTGCTCTCTCTAGATTACCTTTATCTTGTGCCACTATTGCAATATCGTCTGCAAAGCGGAGCATTTGCACTCTTAATCAATTTACCTTGATTCCTGAACAATATTCCTTACATTTATTGACAGCCTGTTCTACATAGATATTGAACAAAAGCGTTGACAAACTACAACCCTGCCTTATTCCTCTCTTGATGGCAGCTTCTCTTCTATTATTATGATAAagagatataatattatgttatactagtagttctgtgaacagtagacctcgcgctcagtaagttacattggcctgttgttatgtttttctcaaaaattaataaataatcgatcaatttgaaatgtctagaaaaaatcctaaataaacatagagctttctgtcctatcgtaccgtgacgtgtcgtcccggaatgtgagtgtgagcgctgttatcaggtctggctgcaactgtctacaacgttgatggaaagatacaattttcaagatgttctatgtttttgaacaggtagtattatagtcaactgtctactaacgttgatggaaagatacattttcaagatgttcgatgtttttgaatgggtagtattatagtccactagacagctgatttatgataaataattctatagtctgattttcacggtaatatgggcgtatgaaggaggctccttttcccttttatattatccttgaaattcaaaatttccaaaaaccttgtatatacgtcgatgcgcaatttaaaaagaaacatacctgtcaaatttcatgaaaatctattaccgcgtttcgccgtaaatgcgcaacatataaacatataaacattaagagaaatgccaagacgtcgacttgaatcttagacctcacttcgctcggtcaataaataataacacaGTATAGACTTAATATACACgttgtcccacgaagaggtttacaagtttaattttatataacatgtccattcatgcaccgaacttttttaaattttacacagtttacaaagaaggttctgaaaatattctgggaaaatttcagctctCTAACCTTtgaagaaacaaaatggcggcatattgaaaattttaccaattcgcTTCCTATAAAAACTACTTTCATGAGTTATATGATTTGTTTACTTCGTTGCGGTAGTCTTGACTCATTTGATGGTACCAGGAATGGATCAAGCAATCTTCCAACCAGATGGTGCTAGGTGCTCCACCTCATTTCGCAATTCGAATTAGTAAATGACAAACTTCATGGCCGTTGGATTGGTCATGGaagtgattttttaaattggcCACCCCGATCACCAGATTCAACTGTTTGTGACTACTTTTTATGGGGTTACTTGAAGGGAAAAGTTATACCCAAAGCTTCAATAATTATGAGGAACTAAAACGATCAATAGAAGAGGAACTTCTCCGGATACCGCGGAGTTTCTTTGTAAGAGCTTACGAATCATTTcttaagcgctgttatcagtgAGTTGCTGtggttgaatttcaatttgtataattttggaCGCAAAAAAATATGAACTAGCAAATAGCCTACTATCTCCCAATTAATCGCAATATATAggagaaacaaataataaataattcgatttcatcaaaaacaattattaaacaaaattaaaatcaattattttcagcGTGTCTTTCTTTTGGTTGTGGagccataataaaaaaatatcaagttaaCTATTGAGAGAATCACTGTGTTTTATCTTTTAAATAGATGTCTGTCCCTGGTGAATGTCATGCGCCTGAAGGGCTTTTGAAAATTGGGAAAGGTCAGAGGGCAACTTTCATTCAAACGTTCCTATTCTTCATTGAATGTTTGCATTCAGCTCTCTGTTAGAGACCACTTTAATCGATTTTTCTTAACGTCTCGACTcagcatataatatatagtccAATCAAGTGTTCGAATACGGCTGATTCAAACTACATCAGTTACTATATTgagaactagcaggtaacccatgcttcgcaaaggttcattttaaaacttgacaaactgaaaacttgaccgagtgaaaacttgaagagtttgaaataggaCTACAATCATCCTCGGtttattaagaatctatatgcaaaatttcaagttaatcagtccagaagtttagacgtgatgatgcgtcaaacatcattttcctatcccgtacgtgtataataataattcaagaaatttacaattcaagaaacgatataatatacttacctactaaaaacaaacaacaaaatatataaccatactaaacaataaaactcttgagctatcacaattttattcttgtatcagataggaaagagcttacataggcaacaaaggcctgtgcgtaagctcgagttatcataacaatatgcgttatatctataattataaagagagatctcaatttttattagagatctaaactaaattaaaataattttcaatgagccagttcattcctttattatagtttacataagttcttcaacttggtgctaacctaataaagtgacagaactcaaatcttgttcagaaacctccctcaacttaatgccaacctaacaaaattggactggttattaatttagttaccaaatttaaccatctgtttcgaagaggtctctagattatagttctatattatcatatgtattcatgtcccataaatgaaaattgataataattagttCTGAAAagtctagaaggaaaattgaaatttgggcttcgaagtgcacgagattgatattttcagaatctaTGAGCAAAAttaggagatctaaatcattcacGGTTTTCCGGtttgcaatccacaagttgacatgttttgatgtgaacaaacacaaccttactctctcttattatatttgtaatttttaaatAACTGAAAAATGTGATTAAAATTTCACATGCTTTTGTGCTACCGGGATTATAAGGAAGTACAAGTGAGAATAAATGACAAGTAATTTGTTTGGAATAAAGTTGTTTCTGTtaaaataataccatagagaaaataagagcaacatttggactgttgtataacttaaaattggaaccgttttgggctcaTAAGCCTGTgttacttttctgtaagttgtgtaaatttgaatgattaaataaatatagcaTAAGAGTATATCCCACGGTATAGGGTGTGATATGTTCTCATGCTATCATTTCTACATGATAATGCATAACTGACGATGAGCTGtcctaataattttattcaatctacTTCTGAATTACCTTTATTTTAGCCTACTGATCTTTGAAGAAATGATAAAGTTATGCAAATCAAATTGATCTCTGATTACATTTATGTTAAACTTCAATAATTGTAAAAAGAGGTTGTTATACAGAAAAATCAGCCAGTAATTGATTCTCTCCTACAGAGTTTTAttcatcagatggaaattactgagatattgcaattattcaaatgctaatgaattattattattaaacgaaaatcccaattaaatgctgtgaatcaccccgaagacttctgctactgcaaatattgacaacagggtaaatagccagatggaaattcgaaattatttgtcagcccgggaacatttgcaaaaaattttattcatcctTCTTTCAAATTGTATTAATTCCAGCCTATTGACCTTTAAAGAAATGATAagtcattcaaatcaaattgatcACTAATCAAATATGATAAAGGGATGTTAGATTGTAATGAGAGGTTGTTATCCAGAAAATCGGTCAGCGATTGATTTTTCTTCACAGACATTTAACCTACAAAAGTGTGCTGTTACAAGAATAGCAAAATGTCACAAAAGAAAGTATGTATTATGCATGCGATCGATTCACCTGTAGACAGTGGGGTTCGTGCAGTGGTAGAGAGGCGGTTCCAAACTCCCTCATGCACAGGTAGCAGACCACGGTGCGTGGCTTCCTCGGAGACGAGGTTGGCGAGGAGGTCGCTGACGAAGTGTCCGGACGTTCCCGGGAGCAACCGGTGCTGGGCGGAGAATGCTGCACGGGGTTCAGTGTAGGCACGAACGGCGGAGGTGTCCGGGGAGGAACCGAAGGCTTCGAGCTCAACTGACGTCGGCTGATCGGAATCTGCGAGGTTTTCGGCGATCGTCGGGGTGATTCTGGGGGGAGTTTGTGTAAAACTTCAGGTTTTTTCGAGGCGTCAACCCGAAACGTGTTTTTACGAGCTACTGGTGACGACTGTTTCACCACTTCTGCTATGGGTTCTGGTGGATTCATTCTTTTACGTGCAACTGGTGATTGTTTCACCACTTCTAGTATGGGTTCCGGTAGATTTACTCGATTGCTACGGAATTTGATGGCGTTTGGCTTGCGTACAGAGCTTTTCGGTTGGATTTGTGGGCTGGGAACGTTCTCGGCCTCCGAAGAGCGGGGTAGTTTTGTCTTCTTCACCTGCACTCGAACCGGGTGACTGTGGAGACGTTCCGGCTGTTCAGGGCGGCCGCATGTGCAGCAGGGTGGAGGCACTGACTCGGTTACCGACTCAATCATCATCGCTTCTTTCACACTTTTCAGCGTTTCCACTTTCCGCTTCTCTTTGGGGTGCAGCGGTGATCTTTTCGTTGGCACTTTGGACACGCGTTTCACCTGACCCTGTGGCTCAGTCTCCATTGCGTTTGTATTAGTCAGCTGGGAACCTACGTTATTATTTACAACAGGTGCAGCTCCAAAAACATCAGCTAACCTCTTCCTCCCATTACTACGAATCCGATAAGTAGTATTAAGACCTCTCGAAATCCGTTTCGTTTTCGGCTCCCCAGTTGAACATCTCTCTTTCTTCCCGCTGTTCGATCTTGGACTAATTATAAGATTCTCGATTGTTAGGAGCTTGTCTCGGCACAAGGTTGTCATGTCTAGCTTACGTAGCAGTTTGGGGTCTAGTACGAGGGGTTTTTCAAGAGTTGCAGTTTCTGGTCGTTTGGATTTCGGCTCAACTTTTTTGGGTAGCTTGCCAACTTTTCCCGGCCAAGTGGCTGTCAATGTTGAAGATGCAGTTGATGGCACCGGCATTCTTCTGTATACACTTGTTGACATAACTGCTtatcaattaaataataactgtt
The sequence above is drawn from the Nilaparvata lugens isolate BPH chromosome 2, ASM1435652v1, whole genome shotgun sequence genome and encodes:
- the LOC111053857 gene encoding zinc finger protein 474-like, which gives rise to MSTSVYRRMPVPSTASSTLTATWPGKVGKLPKKVEPKSKRPETATLEKPLVLDPKLLRKLDMTTLCRDKLLTIENLIISPRSNSGKKERCSTGEPKTKRISRGLNTTYRIRSNGRKRLADVFGAAPVVNNNVGSQLTNTNAMETEPQGQVKRVSKVPTKRSPLHPKEKRKVETLKSVKEAMMIESVTESVPPPCCTCGRPEQPERLHSHPVRVQVKKTKLPRSSEAENVPSPQIQPKSSVRKPNAIKFRSNRVNLPEPILEVVKQSPVARKRMNPPEPIAEVVKQSSPVARKNTFRVDASKKPEVLHKLPPESPRRSPKTSQIPISRRQLSSKPSVPPRTPPPFVPTLNPVQHSPPSTGCSRERPDTSSATSSPTSSPRKPRTVVCYLCMREFGTASLPLHEPHCLQRWERENAALPPHLQRSPPSRPDRALSPSQWNKIAYETAQASLVPCDKCGRTFLPHRLPLHVKACLGIKRSSIASAPPSALPPSATVKVVEDCKTGEDYITIAVKEGCFICGRVVSPEELANHEEACLARWQVENDKLAPHLRHPLPTRPGGEEEGETRADSPQSEEAPVHHHPTTPTLAQSPRKQLSPPTLSVTTLSSSCTLSTPTMAQSPRKRLSVCWLCGREFGSASIRIHEPRCLKRWRLENEQLPPERRRPEPQKPAVVLTSGHFYFK